Proteins encoded together in one Entomobacter blattae window:
- a CDS encoding glycosyltransferase: MYNGRKNGNTAKKTHNRIIFDDKKQTILFKKHALHTCIDSTTILENGHFELKGWAFIEGSKEDSLISVGVFKEGDMTTLDIFSTKIVARADVQNAYGRTSDHLGFEVQINPQHSLIRFEAGTYRFCLLSKCGDIVGGEILDAYLVKADDNPDSIQNAPPTAEDLLVFNTWLIARAETNWLPLWKQIDEVWYRKNYPAVSDRMRELSLHSLRDYYMTEGITLQHSPNAFFDEKWYRTRYGAVNHAVESGLFRSGFLHYCQRGVNEKYDPIWLFSEGYYTDINPDVSERDLSDLCLLNFYDHYLFIGDLQQRKGHYLYNPIQVSNELYRIGYHLENIGAYSCLMSHRKEVLKRVNTTLFFDVEWYLNQYPKVEKAIKKEEYLSALHHYLTNTTPMDFNPLEDFSESFYLAHYPDIENTIRAGYIRNGYEHFIKHGANEFRQPSQELDLKTVYDESPNIQNNILNGLIENPFEGWLLNKQQGFKSDMSLPAEEESRMLFKSKASYLLPHAFRHIVDFSFRGRPDVSLIMVLNNQFNLTLQSLHSIRQNYNGNMEMILVDSGSQDETRHLEHYVKGATILKFNRNIGFLRSCNEALTYVHSAAILYINNDIFLYPHAIANALKRLNSSPDIGLVGGKIIRSNGKLQEAGSIVWRDGTTLGYLRDENPNTPEANFIREVDFCSGVFLLGKSDVIHALKGFDPIFQPAYYEDTDLCIRAQKAGYKVVYDPTVMIEHMEHGSFGKSNSVSLIGKNLAQFTKQHADFLEHKYPSHPENALMAANSNKKHLKVLFFEDQIPFRGLGSGYVRSNDVIHSLVEIGCQVSVYPVNPTAIRVAEAYNAFPDTVEILINNNITNLDSFLKNRLGYFDLVWVGRTHNLNRLLPIFSKCYKFFPFENIVLDTEAVVTPRNFMKYPLEVRKAEKAGISLETLNHPEDEEEELKAELKPASYARQIVAVNDIDKNHIMSAGYDNVSVLGHTIQPHPTPSNFTQRRNFLFVGAIHDYNSPNYDSLEWLLEEVVPLLDNLMEEDYKLSIAGFTKPSINIKKMKIAPHVQLLGYVDNTEDLYDAHRVFVAPTRYAGGIPFKIHEAASYGIPVVCTSLLAEQIGWQNGEDLLATTSEDPALFAQCLHQLYTSQALWEKLRLNALKRIEQDCSKETFNQALRDIVHKATHTAPP, encoded by the coding sequence ATGTATAATGGTAGAAAAAACGGTAACACCGCAAAAAAAACCCATAACAGAATAATTTTTGATGACAAAAAGCAGACGATTCTGTTTAAAAAACATGCTCTTCATACCTGTATTGACAGTACCACAATATTGGAGAATGGGCATTTTGAGCTAAAAGGCTGGGCTTTTATAGAAGGAAGTAAGGAAGACTCTCTTATTTCTGTTGGGGTTTTTAAAGAAGGCGACATGACGACGCTGGATATTTTTTCCACCAAGATTGTCGCCCGTGCTGATGTTCAAAATGCTTATGGCCGCACTTCTGATCATCTTGGTTTTGAGGTGCAAATTAACCCCCAGCATAGTTTGATCCGCTTTGAGGCCGGCACTTACCGGTTTTGTCTGCTTTCGAAATGTGGAGACATTGTGGGTGGAGAAATTCTTGATGCCTACCTCGTGAAGGCTGATGATAACCCCGATAGTATCCAAAATGCTCCACCCACAGCAGAAGACCTGCTGGTTTTTAACACCTGGCTAATAGCCCGCGCTGAAACTAACTGGCTCCCCTTATGGAAACAGATTGATGAAGTGTGGTATAGGAAAAACTACCCTGCCGTTTCCGACCGTATGCGAGAACTTAGCCTTCACAGCCTGCGGGATTACTACATGACGGAAGGGATAACCCTTCAGCATTCCCCCAACGCCTTTTTTGATGAAAAATGGTATCGCACCCGCTATGGAGCGGTTAATCATGCCGTAGAATCGGGCCTGTTTCGCTCTGGGTTTTTGCATTATTGCCAAAGAGGTGTGAATGAAAAATACGATCCTATCTGGCTCTTCTCGGAAGGATATTATACCGATATCAACCCCGATGTCAGTGAGCGAGACCTCAGCGACCTGTGCTTGCTGAATTTTTACGACCATTACCTTTTTATTGGCGACTTGCAACAACGAAAAGGACATTATCTTTACAACCCCATCCAGGTTTCCAACGAGCTGTACCGCATCGGCTATCACCTGGAAAATATCGGGGCTTATAGCTGTTTAATGTCCCACCGCAAGGAAGTGCTCAAAAGGGTGAACACCACCTTGTTTTTTGATGTGGAATGGTATTTAAACCAGTATCCTAAAGTGGAAAAGGCCATAAAGAAGGAGGAATATCTCTCTGCCCTTCACCATTACCTGACCAACACCACACCTATGGACTTTAACCCTTTGGAGGATTTTTCTGAATCCTTCTATCTGGCCCATTACCCAGATATTGAAAATACCATCCGGGCTGGCTACATCCGTAACGGGTATGAGCATTTCATTAAACATGGGGCAAATGAATTCCGCCAACCTTCTCAAGAGCTTGACCTAAAAACGGTGTATGATGAAAGCCCCAATATCCAAAACAACATCCTCAATGGGCTCATCGAAAACCCTTTTGAAGGCTGGCTGCTGAACAAGCAGCAAGGGTTTAAAAGCGATATGTCGCTACCGGCTGAAGAAGAAAGCCGCATGTTGTTTAAAAGCAAGGCCAGCTACCTTCTCCCGCATGCCTTTCGCCATATTGTAGATTTTTCCTTTCGGGGCCGGCCTGATGTTAGCCTGATCATGGTGTTGAACAACCAGTTTAACCTTACCTTGCAAAGCCTACACTCCATCCGCCAAAATTATAACGGCAATATGGAAATGATCTTGGTGGACTCTGGCTCACAAGATGAGACACGCCATTTAGAGCATTATGTTAAAGGGGCGACAATCCTTAAATTTAACCGCAATATCGGGTTTTTACGCAGTTGTAACGAAGCCTTAACCTATGTGCATTCTGCAGCGATCTTATATATTAACAACGATATCTTCCTTTATCCGCATGCCATTGCCAATGCCCTTAAACGCCTGAACTCCAGCCCAGACATTGGCCTGGTGGGGGGGAAAATCATTCGTAGCAATGGCAAATTGCAAGAAGCTGGCAGCATTGTTTGGCGGGATGGAACGACCTTAGGCTATCTCCGGGATGAAAACCCCAATACGCCAGAGGCTAATTTTATTCGGGAAGTCGATTTTTGCTCAGGCGTTTTCTTGCTCGGTAAAAGCGATGTGATCCACGCCCTCAAAGGGTTTGATCCCATTTTCCAGCCCGCTTATTATGAAGATACGGACCTGTGCATTCGCGCCCAAAAAGCCGGCTACAAGGTGGTTTACGATCCCACGGTGATGATAGAACATATGGAGCATGGCTCTTTTGGGAAGAGTAACTCTGTCAGTCTTATCGGTAAAAACCTGGCCCAGTTTACCAAACAACATGCCGATTTTCTGGAACACAAATACCCCTCTCACCCCGAAAATGCCCTGATGGCAGCCAATAGCAACAAAAAACACCTGAAAGTACTGTTTTTTGAAGACCAGATCCCTTTTAGGGGATTGGGCTCTGGGTATGTACGCTCTAACGATGTGATCCACAGCCTGGTTGAAATTGGCTGTCAGGTCTCTGTCTATCCGGTAAACCCTACGGCAATCCGGGTTGCTGAAGCGTATAATGCCTTTCCCGATACGGTTGAAATCCTGATTAACAATAACATCACCAATCTGGATTCCTTCCTTAAAAACCGCCTGGGCTATTTTGACCTGGTGTGGGTAGGAAGAACCCATAACCTGAACCGGCTCTTGCCCATTTTTAGTAAATGCTACAAATTCTTTCCGTTTGAAAACATTGTGCTAGATACGGAAGCCGTGGTCACCCCCCGCAATTTCATGAAATACCCCCTAGAGGTGCGCAAGGCTGAAAAGGCAGGCATTTCGCTTGAAACCCTGAACCACCCTGAAGATGAGGAAGAGGAACTTAAGGCCGAGCTTAAGCCTGCTTCTTACGCTCGCCAGATTGTGGCGGTTAACGATATTGATAAAAACCACATTATGTCTGCGGGTTATGACAATGTCAGCGTGCTGGGCCATACCATACAGCCTCACCCGACCCCCAGCAATTTTACCCAACGGCGAAATTTCCTGTTTGTTGGCGCTATCCATGATTATAACAGCCCTAATTATGATAGTCTTGAATGGCTCCTTGAGGAGGTTGTTCCCCTGTTGGATAACCTGATGGAGGAAGACTACAAACTCTCTATTGCCGGGTTTACTAAACCCTCTATCAACATTAAAAAAATGAAAATTGCCCCCCATGTCCAACTATTGGGATATGTGGACAATACAGAAGATCTCTACGATGCCCACCGCGTCTTTGTAGCGCCTACCCGTTATGCCGGGGGCATTCCCTTTAAGATTCACGAAGCGGCCTCTTACGGTATTCCTGTCGTTTGCACCTCTCTTCTGGCTGAGCAAATTGGCTGGCAAAATGGTGAAGATCTGCTCGCTACCACCAGTGAAGATCCCGCCCTTTTTGCCCAATGCCTGCACCAGCTCTATACTTCTCAGGCTTTATGGGAGAAGCTTCGCCTTAATGCTCTAAAAAGAATAGAACAGGACTGTAGCAAAGAAACTTTTAACCAGGCTTTGCGAGATATTGTTCACAAGGCAACCCATACGGCACCCCCCTAG
- a CDS encoding CgeB family protein, translated as MKKPTEVKTEAKEVKDVKTTTQNKVMICSGGRYESQANRQVRESIMDGWAAIVGEDNVIAINITGAAAAVETIRPTVVFAIGSYLPESIYFGEICRKAHAIGAVTVFWATEDPYEQDACYRITDDFDVIFSCDKWGTNFYDHPHAYHLALGASKKLHYVPINTTIEKNIDVFFCGVAFTNRKDIVRNLLPILRNLNIRIIGPGWGEFGIGFSDARIDKEQVIELYQRSKIVLNLGRSLHFENKRFMIMPSSPGPRTFEAALAGAMQIFYEDTFEIHTYYQKDEIPTFSNAHDFEKILERFLDNNSLILQTAQKAQDRTLKDHTYEKRIQNVMEVLRTHNFLKS; from the coding sequence ATGAAAAAACCGACTGAAGTCAAAACTGAAGCCAAAGAAGTTAAAGACGTCAAAACCACAACCCAGAACAAGGTCATGATCTGTAGTGGTGGCCGCTATGAATCTCAGGCGAACCGCCAGGTTCGTGAATCCATTATGGATGGATGGGCAGCCATAGTGGGAGAAGATAATGTTATTGCCATTAATATTACAGGGGCTGCCGCTGCGGTAGAAACCATACGCCCGACCGTTGTGTTTGCCATTGGCTCTTACCTGCCAGAAAGTATCTATTTCGGGGAAATTTGCCGCAAGGCCCATGCCATTGGCGCTGTAACCGTATTCTGGGCCACAGAAGACCCCTATGAACAAGATGCCTGCTACCGTATTACAGATGATTTTGATGTGATCTTCTCTTGCGATAAGTGGGGCACCAACTTTTATGATCATCCCCATGCCTATCACCTGGCCTTGGGGGCGAGTAAAAAACTGCATTATGTTCCTATCAACACCACGATTGAAAAGAATATCGATGTTTTTTTCTGCGGGGTGGCCTTCACCAACCGTAAAGATATTGTCCGGAACTTGTTGCCTATCCTACGGAACCTTAATATCCGCATTATTGGCCCAGGGTGGGGAGAGTTCGGCATTGGCTTTTCAGATGCTCGTATCGATAAAGAACAGGTTATTGAGCTTTACCAACGCTCAAAAATTGTGCTGAATCTGGGGCGTAGCTTGCATTTTGAGAATAAGCGCTTCATGATTATGCCTTCCTCACCCGGGCCCCGCACGTTTGAGGCTGCCCTGGCTGGAGCCATGCAGATTTTTTATGAAGATACTTTCGAAATCCATACTTATTACCAGAAGGATGAAATCCCGACATTTTCCAATGCTCATGATTTTGAAAAAATCCTTGAGCGATTCCTCGATAATAACAGCCTTATTCTTCAAACCGCCCAAAAAGCCCAGGATCGCACCCTTAAAGATCACACCTATGAAAAGCGCATCCAGAACGTGATGGAAGTTTTAAGAACCCATAATTTTCTGAAAAGCTGA